The genomic region CACCATTTCTCTTGCTTCATATAGGTGAATGTGTTGGAAGCATGCCTCAGGTCAGATGCTCTAAACGTGCCGAGTGAGGAGGATGTGGTGACGTCACTTCTTAGATGGATCCGCCATGATCTCcctggaagaaaaaaactgctgcCAGGCTTGTTGTCGCTAACCAGACTCCACCATCTACCTGCGCTGAAGGTAGAAACACACTGCATAGGCTGGATTTTGGGCCTGATGGGTAATTTCTTGGTTTTGATCTCAGTCTTACGGCGTCACCCCTTCTCTCTCAGACTCTGCGTGATTCAGACACTCTCCTCAGCGACAGTGAGTCCTGTCTCGCTCTGTTCTCGGAGGCTCAGAGCCGACAGGAGCAGTACAGCGGCCTGCTCACTGACGCCAGGTCGGCCACGACACAGAGCTACATCTACATCCAGAAGACGGAGGAGAATGGGGAGATTCGCCACACCTTCTGCTACTGCCTGGAAACGGACCAGTGGAAAGAGCTGGGAGCAGGGCACGGGGAGGGGACCACCATGTTGCCAGACCCTCCGGGATCCTACCTGACCAGCTACGCTGAGAAGGTACGTTTTGGATCGAGTCCTGATATTAAAGAATGGAAACTTAAGTGAGTTTTCCGTCCTAGATTGCTTTGTTTGAACGTTTTTTAGAGGCGTCAAAATTAGAGAAATGTCAGGAGAAATAAAACTTCAATAAAATAGTCCCCCACCCTCTCATCTTTTCACCGGATCTAAGATGTTTGTGACAGGTGGTTGCCGAGGGAACTGTTGCCGGTCAGTACGTCTCCATGTGGCGGAGCCGTTCCACGAGGCCACGGATGAGGTTTGGTGCTTCTGTCCTCTGAACCTAACCTGTACGCCTGCACCGGCCATGCTGGAGCCCAGAACCATGCACGCAGCTGTGACCTGCCTGGACCGAGTGTACGTGATTGGGGGACGGAGCAAGGGATCGAGAGGGGGAGCTCCCAATCTGCTGGAGGTAACAGCGTCTCGATTGAATGAGATGTCCTTTCGTTACTAACTTAGGAGTGTGAGTGTAGATTTTCTTTAAGTGCAGCACAAACGGTTTTCTTTCCTGTATCGTAGGTGGAGTATTATGACCCTCTGACCCAAACCTGGAGCTCAGTCAGCCAGCTGCCCACTGCCATCTTCTACCCTGAGGCCAGTGCCTGTGGCAGTGTCATCTACACTCTTGGATCAGAGGTGGAGATCACAGACTCCTTTAACCCCTCGCTGGACTGTTTCTTCTGCTACGACGCACAGATGGACCAGTGGAACCGCCTGGTCGCAGAGTTCGGCCAGTTCTTCCATGCTACGCTTGTCAAGGCGGTGTCAATCAGCAACACACTGCACCTCTGTGACCTGTCCACTTACAAGGTGAGTCAACAGATGCATGAATGAGTTGGATGTGTGAAACCAATAAATAGGCTTATATATTGCAAGTTTTTCAAGTTGCAAGTGTTTGAATAAGAGGTGCGTCTTTTTCCCATACAGGTATACAGTTTTTGTCCAGAGACCTCGGTATGGAAGGGTGAAGGGTCATTCGAGTGTGCCGGCTTCAACGCCGGAGCAGTGGGCATGAGAGACAGAATCTACATCCTGGGTGGAGACTATTCACCTGATGAGATCACTGACGAAGTTCAGGCAGGAAAAACCTTTTTTATCCACAAAAGCTGCCCTACTTTGACTATTGTTTGCTAAAACTTTTGTTCTAAGTCGTGGTTCCTTGAGCTAAAAGTGAAATTCAACTGATGGTTTACTGTCGACAGGCTTAGTAATGACTCTGCCTTCAAGAAGCCCGGGCGAAGTAATCAGTCGCAATAAAGAAATCGTCGCAAAAGATACAAGTCGCAATATTGAGTATTACTAAtgtaaaggtccagtgtgtaggatgtAGTAGCATCTGGCGGTGTGGTTGCAGAtttcaaacaaaagaaaaccccTTGCTTTACACTCCTctatgtgaaaaatgtaaaaggcCCACTCTAgaaccattgttttttttttgtaaagataGATATGCCTTCATTTGACACACTTGACCTTTAGTACCAagataatgatgaaaatatgaTTTATCGTTAAGCACTTGGATAAAGGTAGAGATGAGAGGATACATGGGTGGATGTTTCTCCTCTCTTTACTGTCCATGCTCTTAAAGATTTTGACTTGTaccgtctgtgtgttttctcgtGGCCTGTGCAGGTGTACCACAAGGGGAGGAGTCAATGGGAGGAAGTGGCGCCGATGCCCAGAGCGCTAACTGAGTTCCACTGCCAGCTCATCAGCTTCAACAGATACAGAGACCCATGGGGTGACACAGCATGAaccacagcagacacacacacacacacacgaccacaTGTGAGTGGGTACACATGTGAGTTACACGTGTCACTGATGTGAGCAAAGGCCCCATGATGAGTCTCCTCTGTGCATGACGGACGGCTGACAGACTCCCAACTAACTCCACATCTCTCACAGATCATCCTAACACGAGAGCACCCGAGCcaaatgattaatttatttttttatttaaagattcGATCCTTTAACTTTGTATGTGCGATGCACCTGCTGTCATAGGATTATCTTGTGTCAGTCAAAATGAGGTCTCTCCTATGGAGGAACGCTATTGAGAGGAAGTCTTATTTTAGAAAAGCTATTTTAGTACCTGAATATTTGTTTCTGTCTAGTATGTTTTAAACGGAGAATTCACCCAAAGAGGAGCTCACAGTATCTGTAAATTTGATCTGCTCTCCTACAGCTCAAGTACAGAAAAGAAGACTTTGTTATGTTACACGTACAGCCTGTAGGAACAATCTAGTCTCCCTGTTTGTGCATTTGGGGATTTTATATCCTGAACAGATCAAACTATTTTGTTCTGGCAATGTCACGCAAAAGACTTAAACGGTGTCTTCTTTGTCTTGTATGAAAAAGAATAGACTGTTTCAAGTAATTGTTCTTTTCTTTGGTAGTGcagatcaaaaaaaaaacatacgtTATCTGGTAATATTTCGAGAGAATGTTCATATATCCGGGTCTGTCGTTGTACAGTGGCATCGAGGGTCAAGAAGCAGCAGTGTTTGAAAAAAACCAAGACATTgctcaaaacacaacaccatTTCAGAAAAGACAACGtgatttcacaaaacattttagaaaacacgttatttcagaaaacatttacaaaaagacAACAGCATTTCAAAAAGCCCTCCGGTTCATTTAGTTTTCTCTGTAATGGTATTGTTTTTTGACCCCCAGGGCTACCGTACCATGGATAATTTCCATATTATCAGCCTGATATTCCTTTCTTTACTCTTTTTCTGACTGAAAGAGACCTGCCTATACGTATacaacaatttaaaacacaactgaaataATGACAATACTGTGTGAATCATCTGGGTGGATTTTTACTGTAAACTACTTGCCTTTATTCTGCTTCAGACTGTCATGTACTTGTGCATGCCCTGTTTCTCCTCTCAAGATGATATGTACAGCAATTCTACATGTGACCAATAGATAGAACACCTGAATATCAATGCGCAACTTTACCTGTACCTGTCTACCATAGAGAAACACTCTGCCGCAGCTTCAAAGATTTCAGTAACTTAACGTTTCAGAAACCTGGAGAGCAAAATATGGGCTTCATGGTATAAATCACGAGTGTTTGTgcaatgaaacagaaaaaaacacaccaacaaatgAAAGACTGTTTAATGGCAAGAACTGTGAACATAAACATAATATGCTTCATTATTTGTGTTGATGTGTTCTTCTTTGACGCATTAATCACTTGGTGTTAACAGGATGGACACGACAGCATGGATTAATGTAGCACAGATCACGTGAATGACACGGTGACATTGTGACATTACAGTGTTTTCTAACCCTCCACAGTGAAGAAGTAGAGCCCCAACCCCGGTTCGTTTATTTTATTCACCCTCCCATCTCTGCTGTGGGTTATCCTTTGGCCCTTGCCAGAAATATTTAGGGCCACATTCAAAAAATAtcacaggaaacaaacacacatcccaGACTCGTTGGTCTTTGGCAAATCTGCTCATCTGGCTGTGGCAATCACATGCTTTTTGACCTCTCTGGAATAACTATAGCCGTAGACCAACTAACAGAATGGAAAGATGTACACACTGTAAACAGTCCTACAGGAACCATGCTGGCTTTCCTCCATCCCCTTGGCCTCTCTTCCCTCCTATCGCTCCATGCTTCAGTCCTGGTAAGTTTTCACCAGCAGCCACATCAGCAGCACAGTGATTAAGACGATCATGAAGTTTAGGAACAGCTCCTGGACCGAGCGGTCCATGGTGGGGTCTCAGATGGGACGGAGAGCAGGAGAAGATCCAAGGGAAGTGCtgatgaggagggaggatgCAGATGTTTTTAAGGAGGGGTGCTTCCTTCCCACTGGACTGAACCTGCAATGAAAGACTTGAGTTAGGATGGCTAGAAACACAGGAATGTGTGTTTCTCCTTTTGAacatgtgctgtgtttgtgtgtgcatttgtgtccCCTCTGTTATCATAGATTAGAGGGATCAGTCACCTCTCAGGCGGGTCGTTGCATCTGTTCACAGTTACCATCACTCAACAGGGAGAGGGGTCACAATATCCCCTCATACAAATACTGGACATGGCGCGCATGCAGACAAAAGATGCATAATAACACAATAATACACACATGATCAGGTTAGAAAAAGTGCACTGATGGTTGAGAACATCATCATTATGTACTTTAGggcacatttgaaaacatttctgagCTGTCATGTGCAGCTGTGTTGAACACTTTGATCGGATTTGTTCGCATCCAGTATTCTCCCAAGAACAACGACATTACTGAGAGTTTactacacacaaacagatggtGTCAGTGAGTTGTTACCTGTCCTCTTTTGGCGGTGATCTCACTATGAACAGGAAGAGTAGAAACCAGATGTTTCAGTGGTCCAGCGTTTCTTTCTCCCGACCTCGAACAGCGTGCCTTCTTTACTAGAAGCTTCTCTTCTGTGCCGTTTCTTCTCTGCAGCATCTATCAGCAGCTGATCCTCCTGCTGTCTTCCAGCCCTTCTGTGGTCACAAGGGGCAGGACCCGCTCCTAAAGTAGCCATCCTCAGGGGACCGCCCATGTTTCACATACACACCGACTGATGTCACGCACCAACTAAACAACCAATAGAGTGTGTTATTTTTCCATAATCTGGTCCACTGGAGTGTTTCCCATCTGTAACCACgcagagtctctctctctctcacacacacacacaacagaggaGCCACTCAGGGTTATTTATAAAACGTTATTGCAGATACTTGATGGATTGCAGTTGGTCCAAACACAATCTTCTGATGGATGTAGGAAAATGTAACAGTGCCACCCAGTATCTGCGCAGAAAGCTTTGCACAAGGGAAAAGAAGAATAACGGAGCAACCCTCTCCAAAAATGCAACATGTGAGGCCTTTAAATCCAGCAATCCATCATGCTGTCAGAAATCGTTCCCCCTTCTTCCCCTTTCAATATCCCTCCCGGCTGCTGGATGACAGCTGCCAGTCATGAAAGGTAACAAAAGATAGGAATGTGTGTGAGCGCTGTTGCTTTTAGTGGCTGGCCTAAATCTGTTCCTCTTCACTGATGGATCAACGGGCGCTGTCAGCTTGGCTAAACCAGATTCTGTTCCTCTCagtgagtgatttttttttttagccaaacATCTAAAAAGTTCCTTGACCAAAGTTTATATCAAGCTTGTTCCAATCAGTGCATACTTTTGTTTTGCGTTGTGGTAAATATGCCAAGAGCCTTACGAGAAGATGGAAACTAGCTCACAGCTGGTTTAGTTGGTTTATCTTAGCTTTAAATACTGGAAACAAgggaaaacagctagcctaggTTTGTCCAAAGGTAGTGAAATCCATGCTGTGTGTTTAGAGGTAGTAATGTACCAGGCTATTTCCTGACAGGTGTGGTGACTTGTTAGAGATGTGTTGTCATCATGAGTTTGCCAGGTAACCAGCGGAGACTCCCAGAAGTCACGGCTCCCCACATAGTAAAATTGGTATCAATGACAGGGCCACACAGCACACTTGTACTCGGCCCAAATACAGCAATGAATAACAGTCCACAGGTGCTCCAGATCTGATAGCCAAAACATGGTTGACGATAATTTATTGCTGTATTTGAGTGTAGGTGGGTTGTGTGGCCTGTCCCTGGCCTGACCAATCTTTCTATGTAGGAAGAAATAGTCATGCATGTAACTTGTATTTTTATACCCTGGTGTAAGTTCTGTCAAAGCCACAGGTTGTCATTTTTGATTCGTTGCCATTCTCAAGAGGGTGGGTGTGTAACTTTCTTGTGCAACAGCCTGAAGAGGTAAACAGATGGCAGCTCTTTTTGCAATGGAAAATGACCAAATCCCATCcctgaagtgtttttgtttagcTTATGATCACGATTGTAATGCAACAGCAATGCAGTATCTGAGCGGGGCTGACCCAACAAGGCAGTCAAGTGGACGAAGGGTTAAAGCTAACTGAGCTCACATGTGTTTCCCTGCTGGATAGTTCAGCACCcctgttttggtgctggtctattcTGGTTTCTCCAGCAGGGTCATATAAGGCCTGCATCCTTTTCTTTGTGAGTGAAAACCAGGGCATTAATGGTCACTGGATTCAGTGGAAATTAATGAGTGAGCTTTGCaagtgtttgtgggtgtgttcgagccaggctagctgtttccccctaaCTTCcattctttatgctaagctaagctaactggctgctggctgtagcttcatattgaGTGTACAGTCATGAGAGTGGTATTAATCCTCTAATCTAAGTCACAAAAGCGTTACCAATATTAAATTGTTGATTTTTGTTCCGCCTTCCGTTGTGAAGTAACCcctttgtatttttacattgttcCTCCTCTGCATTACGCTGGCGCTAAGAAAAGGATTTTGACAGCTCGCCACAGCGAACCTCTCAGCTCATCTAACACTTGACAGCTGCTTACAACAGTGTTATCTCTAAACTAATGTTAAACCCCcttgacacacacaccttgCCTCATACACAGGGAAGGGTTATAGCGGGACAAAGTGTCTATAAGCACAGCTCCCTCAAACCTTTCCATCGCAGAATTCCAAGGTCATTCCAAGAGGATTTGATGGATCAAACCGGCTGCCATTTTATCACCCCGGCGCCCCGCTAGCGTTGGTCCAATAGCTATTTGACCCAGGGAGTCCCATTGTCACGGAGATCCAGTGTTGGGGTGATTGAATAAAGCAGGGTGAGGTGTGCAGGCATCTCTGTGTGCTGCATGGACCACGGCccactctgacagctgtgtgtgtgtgtttaagatagaaaagaaaagtgttggCAGGTTTACCCTCTAAATcaggggagagacagaggggtgTCAACAAGGCcgcagagacaccattccacaCATTCtgggacactgtgtgtgtgtgtgtgtgtaggtgccTATATGTGCCTGCAATCCGACTTCTTTTTATTATCAAGTGAAAATTGCCAGCTGTGAATTTTATGGCAGATCAAATAAAAAACTGTGGACAAGTCAAATCAAGTCATCAATATGTCTCTATAACAACTTTAAAAGTGTGTATTTACAATGAGCACACTCTACACTGGCCGAAAATGCATACAAAGTTATTTACATTGGTTCTGAACTGACACAAATTAGACCATGGACCCCTTTGCCTTTAGATGTTTATTTACTGAAAGTGTATGACGAAcatgacagaaacagaacaaacactCTCTTATTGTTCCAATTATGGCTGTAGTCACGGTGAAAATGAATTTTCTGGGACCCGTTTGAGGACCCCTGGGCATCCCAGATCCCACTTTGAGAACCCCAGGACTAGACAATTAGCTTATGAGCATAATGATGGGAAGCATATCTATTATTCGATTTGTTTAATCCATAGAACAAATGAAGAGTGTAACAATGAGAAGGTAGTGGTtgccctgctgaaaaaaatagCATAGACCAGtgccaaaacacaacatatgctggtcttgctagtgGCTGGTTACCATCAAGACCAgcattatgttgtgttttggtgctggttttttcagcagggtttACACAGAGAAAGTCTATCCATTAATCGTGCAGGGTTCAAGGGTCAGAAAAGCTGGTTTTATGAGGCAGTGACTAAACACCACGCTGACTAAGGAGCTAGCACCAAGAGACAGTtagattagcttagcatagctaCAGACTGAAAGCAAGgtgaaacagctagcctggatCCGTCTAACAAAGTCCAGCTACCAGCGCCTCTAAAGCAGTCAGATATTTCAGCTACATCTTGTTTCGTCCGGACTAAAGTGTAAAAATGAACCTGTTTTAATAGGCAATGATTTAACACTGTGGCTCTCCACGGATGTTGACacacagttagcttagcttagcatatagACTGGAAGcaaagggaaacagctagccaaaTCCAGCTGTATCACTAAGTAAACTAAAGTGTATCCCAAACCAATAAAATCTTTATCACTTTTTGTTTAATCAgcacaaaaaccaaacaaattgCCGGTGCgcttcaagtaaaaaaaaaaaaaaacaaaaacaaaaaaacttggcTCCTGTGTACAGACATCTTCTCATGGAACATCATATTTTCCAAGATGTCTGCCTTACTTGGGCTGTAATTTCAAAGTCAAATAGATGACATATTCATCCATTAATCCAGAGAATATGCAAGATTTGATGCATAAATGTGCTATCATGACAGCTTCACCCTACTGTGGTTATTCAACAGGCACAGTATGTCCCTGTGTTTAGCCATTAGTCTCCGGATAGCTGGCACCGAAAAAATATTCAGCCCACAGCTTTACTCATTTAAAGTGTCTGAATCTTTTCcactacagcagcagtgattgGAGGGGAGACAGAAATTCATCTCAGCTGACATCTCATCTTGACAGAGAGCTGATACACACGGCAGACGGATcaccaaacacaaagaacagcCATGTTACTATTTTGTCCAATTGAAGTTGAACATCAGATCTGTTGCCACAGACCTTAATGAGTGACTCTTTTACCTTCTCTAGCACCACAGTATAAAGCTGTATGTCTTCTTTTATATGTAATGCAGATTGTTATCATACTCAGTGCACTATGTATCTTACTGTTTCATTTATCCTTCTCTTGCTTCATCACGTGCTTTGCTccatgggaaaaaaacaaactgtgcaaTTTTGAATTTCTGCACTTTTACCTGCCTGTTTTATCACCTTAGCTATACGTGACTCATCTCTCCCCAAGAACAGACTGATGTCTGCTTGCACACAGTCTccagagagggaggcagagatcagAACCACTATTTTAAAAGGAAGGCTCTGGTTTCTTTGTCCGTCCATCTCTGTCACGCAGTCTCCAGCTAATTAGAATACAGAGATGCCAGCGGCAGGCGTTTGGCCTCTGGCTGCTGGCCCTGCATTTCAAAGAGTGATGCCGTGCCTAAGGGCACACAAGTGGTTCCACTCTAGTTCTCAATGTTACGCTGCCTTTTCAGAGCTTGGCTGATGTGTAAGGTGAAGCTGCCCTTGAGCACCGGCGAGGGAAATGCCTTCCTAATCTCCTGTTCATAACCTGAAAGTGACATTTCCACTTGGCAGAATGTTGACGCTCCTTTCTTCACATGCATTGCTCACAAGTTCACTATGGCCGACCAACTCTGAAATGTATTGTTACAGATGCCCTGCACACACGTATGGACATTCTCTTATATGTGTCTGACATGGTTTGTGCAGAAAAAAACGTataattctattttattttaaatgtatattttattattgttatcttGGCTTGGCTCTGTTCTCTTGCTCCTAACCTctcctgtgtttcattttcagttcaTGAACTCACAAGACAAACATTTCTATGCAGTGCACcagataaaaatgtgttgtgaatGCTAAGAAATTGGGGCCAAAAACTTGAACCTTGCAGGCGCTGGCCCTGCTTGTTTACCCTGCAAATGAACCTGCATGGCTATCACTCAACGGCcataaaagaaacatttgatgAGACTGTTTTGTAAAACAAGATGGAGCAGAGTGTTGTGTTCGTGTTGGAGAGGGCAGCCGTGGTCTCCTGCCTGACCAGCTGTTGTTTTGCAGACCAAACAGAGCGTGCTGTTAAGACAACGAAGGGTTCCCACTGGCCAGTGGGCTCAGCATGGCACAGTAATTACCGAGATGgctgaggacaggtgagggctTCATTACACAACCCATGCTGGCACACActgacgcacaaacacacacaaagatgtcCACCCAGAGGGGCTGCAGAGTCATTAATCTGGTTTTAGAGGAATTCATTCGCAGCATCTGAGCAGCGGCCGAGGCAGACGCTGCACCAAAACAATAAGCCGGTACATAAATTACAATC from Sparus aurata chromosome 2, fSpaAur1.1, whole genome shotgun sequence harbors:
- the sln gene encoding sarcolipin produces the protein MDRSVQELFLNFMIVLITVLLMWLLVKTYQD
- the kbtbd3 gene encoding kelch repeat and BTB domain-containing protein 3, coding for MDESQETSSCTTSPPSSKPDSAAQCNGVPECRTLVRMSESHGLQLLSVLRSFRERGLMFDFTIKVQEHIFPCHRCVLAACSDFFRAMFEVDMKERGDGSVSLDNQCPVAVGSFLDFAYSGETLITEGNVDVLFQLASFLQVSVLSRACSDFLIGSMDLYNCLSLFSLAEAYGSATLLQSANEFVVQNFSDLSKTQDFLDMQVNVLEACLRSDALNVPSEEDVVTSLLRWIRHDLPGRKKLLPGLLSLTRLHHLPALKTLRDSDTLLSDSESCLALFSEAQSRQEQYSGLLTDARSATTQSYIYIQKTEENGEIRHTFCYCLETDQWKELGAGHGEGTTMLPDPPGSYLTSYAEKMFVTGGCRGNCCRSVRLHVAEPFHEATDEVWCFCPLNLTCTPAPAMLEPRTMHAAVTCLDRVYVIGGRSKGSRGGAPNLLEVEYYDPLTQTWSSVSQLPTAIFYPEASACGSVIYTLGSEVEITDSFNPSLDCFFCYDAQMDQWNRLVAEFGQFFHATLVKAVSISNTLHLCDLSTYKVYSFCPETSVWKGEGSFECAGFNAGAVGMRDRIYILGGDYSPDEITDEVQVYHKGRSQWEEVAPMPRALTEFHCQLISFNRYRDPWGDTA